A region from the Pogoniulus pusillus isolate bPogPus1 chromosome 43, bPogPus1.pri, whole genome shotgun sequence genome encodes:
- the LOC135192702 gene encoding acyl-coenzyme A thioesterase THEM4-like yields MWRLSGVAVPRALAAVGWPCVPCRPCSRPPPEPPQDLAVPNCSWSEPMRRHYQRLLAMAADGSWLRLPSYRRAIHHLPKAVPEATQGQPPAVATGDTRLFLRAIEGAGTGFEFAMFLNATERRLLCLLQPGPYLEGHPGLTHGGAIATIIDATLGICALAVAGKVMTANLSIDYLAPVPLGTVLLVEGCTERTEGRKLFLGGHVRSADGDTLHARATGLFIRPEPTTEQVPQEYSSR; encoded by the exons ATGTGGCGCCTCAGCGGCGTGGCAGTGCCGCgggctctggctgctgtgggctggcCCTGTGTCCCCTGCCGCCCCTGCTCGAGGCCACCACCAGAGCCACCGCAGGACCTGGCGGTGCCCAACTGTAGCTGGAGTGAGCCCATGCGGCGCCACTACCAGCGCCTGCTCGCCATGGCCGCCGACGGCTCCTGGCTGCGGCTGCCCTCCTACCGCCGTGCCATCCACCACCTGCCCAAGGCTGTCCCCGAGGCCACCCAAGGCCAGCCACCGGCTGTCGCCACGGGGGACACGCGGCTCTTCCTGCGTGCCATCGAGGGTGCGGGCACTGGCTTCGAGTTTGCCATGTTCCTCAATGCCACCGAGCGccgcctgctctgcctcctccagccgGGACCCTACCTGGAGGGGCACCCCGG CCTGACCCACGGCGGTGCCATCGCCACCATCATCGATGCCACGCTGGGCATCTGCGCCCTGGCGGTGGCCGGCAAGGTGATGACAGCCAACCTCAGCATTGACTATCTGGC TCCCGTCCCGCTGGGCACCGTGCTGCTGGTGGAGGGCTGCACCGAGAGGACCGAGGGACGGAagctcttccttggtggccacGTCCGCAGCGCTGATGGGGACACGCTGCACGCCAGGGCCACCG GTCTCTTCATCCGGCCGGAGCCCACCACGGAGCAGGTGCCGCAGGAGTACAGCAGCCGGTAG